In Labrus bergylta chromosome 5, fLabBer1.1, whole genome shotgun sequence, the genomic window GTAACCTTAACTGCTCTCCTACGCTGCTCAGAGAGActcaaaaaatgtcattttggtTTCTATTACATGAttcaaaccaacaaaaaaaaatgtaggtgATCTCATGGACCTGATTTAGGCCCACTGGCTCTTTTCAGATCAAGCTAGGTTAAAATGGACTCAGGCTTACATTTCAAGCGCTACTCTGCAAATACACAGCATTAAGCAATACAGTTCAGAGCACAGGAAAGAGCTGAGCCTACTGCAAAAGAACCTAATTTAGAAATCTACAgactgtttgatttgtttgcatAAGCAGAGGCAGGACAAAAGAATCATGCTGTTTGTATCATGAGCAGGTTTTTTTGTTAGCATAGCATCAATCACTCATTGACCAACTGAGAAAGTGTTGCAACACTATGCACCTTGAATTTCAACAAGGGACTTTTCATATAGtgtcaaatcaaaatgtaaaaatgccCAATAAAAAGTGCCAAAAGCATTTCAAAGCCTCTTAAATAGACAGTGCGAAAGCGtccacatgttttgaggagctcctAATATTTTCCCACACTCCCCGAGTTCAATCTGATCTTGATATGATTGTCACTCGCCAGTGAGAGGTACGCAACACCTCCTCTCATGCCCGTTTAATCCAATATATGCAAGAGCTTGACTCAGATGAAAAGGTGGGAAATGATGAAAGCTGTCATGTCTATTCACTTCAAATGTCTTTCATTCCAGTGCCAAACGCGTGCAAGCTCCTTATGATACCACCAGTGAAATGAAAGCAGCAAATCTGACTGTGTCAGGCACTGAGCTGTGGTGTCTGGCTGCTCACTGTTTGCCGGGGTTTCACAGTTGGAGAAACCCCtgtgtctgtaaaaaaaacacgcTTAGCTTTCTAAACAGGGAAGAGGAGAATAAATCATCTGATTTATGAAACATTATCACCTGTCTGAGGAATCAAGACTAGTTTGTGGATTCTGTTGCTGAGAGATCATCAGCTGAATGTAGTTTCTTAATGAGTAGTGTGTTTACCAGTTCTCTACATAATTGTCTCTTTGCCAAATTACCTTTACCCTTTTCTAGCAATATAAAGATTTAATTTGTAACATTAGTATGCAAtcaatcatttttgtatttaaattttaCACCGGGAACAGAGATGTGCAGAAATCATCAGAGATTTGATAATGTGTAAGCCTTTCTTTCCTTGCCGTCCTCTGACAGGAGAACAACGTGGGCTGGAAAGAAATCGGAGGCTCACAAGGTCAGAGAAGGCGAAGACAAACCaacaatcaaaacatgatgtattgatttttgtctttttttttttttgaactcTCACAGCCAGTGGTGAGCTGTACAGATTTGCCAGACAGTGTGGTGTATGTTGAGGGCAATGGAAGGGGGTAAAGTGGGTTACCATATGGGAAAATGTCCAAACTTTTTGATTGGATTTTGCCACAAGACGGAGCAAAAGCACCACTCCGCCTGCTCTCCATACAGGCACGAACAGGTAAGATGGATGAGGGTTTCAAGTCACTGAAAACgtagaaagaaaataaacaaaatggcGTGCAAGTCTGTCTGAAGCTCATGCGATGCTTTGATTCCAATGACTGAATAGCAGATGCCAAGCAGAGTTACCGAGTGTCTCTTCTTGACTGCGTCCAGGCTCGGCTCCCTGCCTGCATTCCGGCTGTTCCGCAGTATAAGTCCAGACTCCCTGGCCTTCTGTGTTTTCACTGGCGGGGCCGGGGGAGCCGTTTTGGAAAGCGATGAAATCTTTGAGCCGAATGACTGACTCTCTGTCGGTCCTCTACCGAACTGATAGCTGTCATCAGCATGTTCTGCTTTAGCCGAACCCTCCAGATCTGCTGCGAACGCTGGATGGAAGGTGGAGACATCGGTCCAGTTAAGATCCGCGGGCCCCTCTGGAGAGCCCACCGACCAGCGGTATTCTCTTCTGAGGCCCCGTGTAGGCTCGTCCTGTCCTGGTCTGTCCCGCTCATCCTTACACGCCACACTCTTTGACCGCTCTGGCTTCAGAGGAACAATCCGGGTGATTTCTGACTGGAAGCTGCCTGACACCCTGTGGAGAGAagtcctctgacctctgtctcCAAGGAAACTCTCGATATCATCTGCCCCTGAACTGCTGATCTTTCTCTCATGGGTCCTGACCTGTCGCAGTTTCACCTCAGCTAGCTCTTTGTTGTCAATTAAGCCCTTCCCTCTAACCTTCACAACACTTTCCCCTTTAGCACTCGTCAATGAACTATCATGTTCTATCTTTCCAGGTCCGTTCACTGACCCCAAATTGATATCTGCCATACCAATGGGACTCACTTTTCTCTTGACCGTCTCTGCTTCTAGAGCGTAGACCTCCCTGCTTTCTTCTTGTGATACGTCCTCTTGTTTGTTGTCTTCATTGACTCTGACAGGCTGATCCTTTCCTGATCCCTGATCACCTTTCATCATCACCACAAGCGATGGCTCACAATGATTTCCTGTTCTTGAGGCTTCTGGGGTGTTGTCTGAGTCTGAGTCCTCATTTTCTTCTCCAGTAGAATCACTGCCTTCTTTCCTGTAGATGAGTTCGGCAGGCATTCCCAGGTTTAAGCTCTGGggtctcctcttttttctcGGTTTAGAAGCTTTGGGTTCCTTTATCTGGCATGAGCCCGGGGCCACATCACTACTTGCCTCAGGGTTTGAGGCTTTGGACGGTGTACTTTGAGATTTGTCTTGAGTTGTCTCTCCTTCATTCTCAGATAATTGAATCATAAAACgcgatttgtttgtttgctgagGCTCAGAACAAACATCTGCCTCTTTGGGTGATTTTGTTGATGGAAATTCATCAATATggcttttcatttcttttctgtcaTAGCCTGTTACCTCTTCATTTATCATCTTGGTAATGTCTATCTCTTTTTTCAGCTCCATTTTCTCCCACGAGGAATCAAATGTGAGAGATTTGTTCTGTTCTTCTGCCTTCTGGTCATGGTCCTGTGGATAACTTTCTTGATTTTCAATCAATACCCACTCTTCTGAGCCCTACATGTTGGTATAGATTAAACACAGTTAGACATGCCAAGCACAGCTGTTTGCAAACCATAACGTCTACACAATGATCAGAATCACAGAAAAGGCAACAAAAGGCTTAAATGGAACATGGTAAAGTTTTGGAAAACAAGATTTGGCATTAAGAGATGATTGTACAATATCTATTTTCTTAGATAAACATACACAGTTGTGATCATACCACAAAGAAGTCATTGCATTTGACCAAACCAAAAATATTacgaaaaaaataatatatcaaaaggagaaagagtgagagataTGCGACCTCAGGTGAAGTCACCAGAGTTTTCTGGATGAAGCCCTCGACAGACAGGTTGTTAACAGTGTCCTTTCCGACCGCTCGGACGGGCAACTGGCCGACacgaagcagaggagagagttTAAAAGAGAAGGAAGAACAGCAGTTAGAGCTGGAGTCGATTAGTAAGATGCACTGAAAACCATTCCATGCAAAATGGAGAAAACTGGAAAGGCAGAAAGAAcaagtgtaaaaagaaaataatggaaaaaatgtacattttgattGAATTTTAAACTAAGGGTCATAGGCATCCTCATGTACCTGACAGCCTACCAGTCCATATGACCAAATCAAAAGACATTTGCAATCCAAATATGTTTGCAAATGACTACACCAAAGTGTTGAGGGCAGACTTCCCCTGTCTCTGACTCTCAGTCAAACCTATTAATAATCCTCCATTCCTCCCCCCATCCCTCTACTGTACCTTGTACAAGACGCATAGCAGCAGGTTACATTTGCTGCAGCAGACGTTTGACATTCCATGTACATAATCTGTTCCCAAAGACGGAGAGGACAGTTAAGACACAAGCAACAACGACTCTGAGGACTACAACCCAGTGAGAATTCAAATCctcaaatcaaaatgtgatCAAAGCATCAGCGATTTCATGATCTGACGGAAAGAAAACTATTCCAATTTTAGCCAATCAAGTATAAAAAAGTGATTATTATTTCCAAAGTGCTTCACATTGAGAGAATCTCAGAAGTCATCTTGAAAGTAATCTCGTCAAGTTGCCTCATTCTGTGCTACTTGTCAGTCATCATCAAGTACCGCTGAGATACACTCCAAGTTATTCTGGTAAACCAGAAAGAGGCAGAATGTAATCCATTATGCATCTCTTAAAATAAGAGAAGATTGTTATGTGAGTTTCTGTGAGCAGTAGTGTCTGTACAGAGAAGACACATGAGCTGCCTGTAGGTAGGAAAGAAAGCAAGTAACCATGACATCCTGCTCTTATTATGCTCTATTCTTATCTTTTGATTGTACACCTCCACCAGTACACTACATCTTCAGGTAGAGTTATTTAAAGGCAAGAATACAAATTAAATACAACAATCAGCCACACAAGGTTCTCTGTATAACAAATATATCTGGCTGACTTCAAGTCCATGAGCAAAGGCAGGAATTCTACATGATGGCAGAAAGCAAAATATCAATGTAATTCAATTGATTATCAAGCATGAGAAGTAGCTGGGTTTGGAAGACAATAGCTAACTTTAGTAAACCCTCCCGACCTCAGCCCACACTCACAGCCTTCTTCTCTGGGGTGCCGGTTGGGGAGCTGGATGACAGACGCTTCTCGCGGTTTACCGTCAGCTTGCTGTTGGGCTCCCTCAGcgctctcttcagctcgttgaTGCTGGCCTGGTGCTTCAGCAAGACGTCCTTAGACTTGTCCAGAAACTAGAGAATGAAAACAAACGACGGTGAGAAATTGCACCTTCCAGATGTGGAAGTCCTTTTAAGAAGCATTCATCACATCGTCACGACCAATATGAATGAATGGAATGTGAgactctgtgttcacacaggagaAATGGAGAGTGAATTTCTCACACATTTAGAGAGTATGTTGTTTGTTCACCGATATGAGATGTAATACATGATGATTTTGAAgctcacagaaaacaaacaactgtCCAAGACATAAGCATTTACTGCAACACGGACGTAAAAAGAAATGAATATGTTAAACTCTTAACATTGTTGGAAAGTCATAAATCTAGATTTGTATTTTTCGTTTGTGAGTAACAATCAGTGGTGAAAAGAAAcctcatacatttatttaaggGCTGTGATTTTCTGCCTCCCTGGACTGCTCATTCATCACATttagagggaaattcaaattcTTCTACTCTGAGCGCTTGACAACTACAGTTACCGCGTTTGATGCATACAAAATGCAATTGTCAAGTGTATCTAACAAAAAGAGCTCTGTGATCATATGTATATGggcaaaactgtttttttctcctaaaaaaaatcattcctcATGTTTAACCAGGCCATTACTTTATCATTTCGTGATGTGTGCGATGAAGTGATGTGTAACAAACTCAACAGTGCTCACTCagtataaacattttttatccCAGATGTATCTTAGAATTAGAAAGTTAAAGTTTAGGAAGTTATGAAGTCAAGTGTCCCTATGCAAACACAAAAGTCTTTCTGATTTTAAACTCTCGTAGTGTGACCATCTCTCTTCTTAAACTCAACATGGAAACACTGCCAGGGGCAGGAAGGGGGATTTTACAGTTAAGATACCCATTTAATTTAGCTTTCTCAGAATGCTgaagcctcatattaatataaAGCTAACTATCGTTGGCTCAGTCATCCATCACTACtgataaaataattaaaggAGGGGATCTCTGAAgacttaaaatgaaaaaaggaatgACTATAATAAGAAAACCCTGTTTTAATTTTCATCTGAGCTACTGACTACTGATTTGAGGCAGGCataaaaaactgtttgcctATTCTTTaggataaaaaaagatttatatataaaaaggGGGGGGGACAAAGCCGTCAAGTTTGGGCTCAAATCAACGCActcacaaaatatgtttttttgtacttttcttcaaACTATTTACATAATCTTTTAGGCTTATTAACTAAACCACCATTCCTTAAATGCAAAAACACCAATTTTCTGTAGCAGTTTATGGGAACTGATCAGTTGCATTTAAAATGGTGCTTAAATGTGACATGAATGCTAATTAACACTTTATGTAAGCATTCACTCTTTccaacattcacacacttatcAAACTCCATGCGAGGCCACTAATTAACATAACATTCATATGTTACACATTAGTACATTAAATTAGCTATTTGATATTTGGGGTTCAGAATCTTGCCTGACGTGCATGTAGACAGGAGGAGCCAAGAGTGGAACGGccaattcaattcaattgaaGGGCAGCTACCTCCCTCTACGTGACAGACACCTGCTTCTAGATTTTGGATATTGGTACTATATTTAAGTAAAGGACCAGAGAAGCACTCAGTTGGGAAGAGCAACAAAGTAATGAGAAGTATTTACTGATGCAATGTAAGCCATCAAAAAGGGGAATGTCTCATTCCTATATGATACACTGGAGTCTTTTTGATCTACAAACTTAACTATTCTTTGCTCACGCTCACAGATGTCAgacttttcaaattaaaatgtaatttcatgtaAGAATGTAGATGCAGGCAACTCTTAATCCATAAAACTCGCTGGAAAACTAAAGATGCAGATGAACTGCGCCATACACAACAGAAAGCACAAGCCACCAAATATGGAACCTGTACCTCCTGTTTGTGCCGAGGAGAGGCCCCCCGATCCAACTGAGAGAGCTGAGTTTGGGCAGGAGGATGGGCGAGCACAAGAGGGGTCAGAGGTGAAGAGTGCAGGATCAGAGAGTGCAGGTAACGAGGTAAGATGCAGAGACAGGATGGCAGTAGGTAAGACAGGACGAGGACAggcaagcagacagacagacagacagacaggtaggttGGAGGTCTAGAATTAACTGCCTGTTTCCACGCCTAGACAAGTTTGAAAAAACATAACATTTGGCAGGTTTCCAGAGTTTGGTTCCCAAAGCTTTCCTAAAATATTATATTGTAGACGTGTGTGCTTTATTTGAGACTATCCAGTCAACattcaaaaatgacaaaaaaatgtccacaCACAGAATTTGTAGCATCACCTGGATACAGGGTGCAATGCAGTGCAATCTGAAAACAGTGTTAATTGCCACATTTTGACAGTGAAAGACAGGCAGAGACAATGAGATAACATTAGACAATGGGAAGAAGAACTAATGACTGATGGATAaagacaggtaaacagacagacagacgtcAAATCACCAGACATCAAATACCTCCTGTTTACTCTCAACTGGCGAGCCAGCCTCCTCCTTATCGCCAGCAAGTGtttaagaagaggaaaaagcaTGTTAGCAACAGAGGGCTATGCTCAGCACAATAACAAAGGGTTAAAACAGTGAAGCGGGATTTGTGAGCTGTGCAGTGTAAGCATACAGTGTAAGCCAGCGTGAATAGCAGTGAAGGAGTAAGAGTTAGTAAATGCTGCGTTCACTACAGTCACCAAAGCTTTATTTCCATGCTAAATGAGTCACTACTGGCCCTGAAAAGCTTGACCTGAAGGCCACGCCATCACCCTGACCCAAGGCTGAAGTTGTCTTCTTTAAGTGGACTACATCTCAATGTATTTGATCTACCTTCATATCCAATGAATGAAAATCTGATAAATAAAACCTCGCTCTCTGTCGGCGACTCTTGATTACACTTTATGCATAAAGACAACTTCAAATGAATGTAAGGAAATAGGTAATAATTGTCTCTGTAAGCTGCTTATTATGTGTTATAGATTATATAAGGGGTTACATTTGGCATCATGAACATTGAATCAAGTGCCAGTTAACCTATGTGTTTATTAACTGTTAAAGTTCCTCATAAATGCTTGTACATGCCTCATGATCCAATAATAAACCGGTTTATAATTGGCCTTACTGCCTAATAACTTGTGTCGTCTACAGGTTTCTTAATACTAAGTGTGCCTGAAATCATATCTACCAtgatctctttctttctgctcgGAGTGACATCGCCGTCATAGTCCTCGTCCATCTCTTCATCCTGGTCCTTGTCCTCCTCATCTTGCTCCAGACTGGGCTCCAGTTCGGTCTCCTGCTCGTCCACAGACGGGCTATGGAGGAGGCGCTGTCTACTGATGCTGCGGTGTGATAGGTCGTCGTGGTTCTCGCACATGGCGGATACCGGCCGCGAGAACTCTGCTGATAACAAGAGTAGAACTATTTTAAGAGACAATCCAAAGTTAGAAGGGGaatgagcttgtatagcgcttttctagtcttctgactaatcaaactttttttttttaacaccccaatatcacacctacccattcacactctgatggcagaggctgccatgtaaaatgtccatcagtatattaactaatccattcatacaaattcaTATGCCGCCGCcaaaagcagcgggagcaacttagGGTTAAgggtcttacccaaggacacatcggatatgtGTTGAAAGACAACCAACACTTAGCCCCCTAAGGTTCAACTCAAACATCTGTAGCTTAATTCTGTCTTGACAGAATACAAATTATTAGAAATGCTCGATTCATGCAAAGAATGATCATGATGCCAACATGAAATTCGATTGATGCAGTGACAACTATCAGGACTCAGGTAAGGAAATTCTGCATGTGACCTGAGGCAATACATCCACCACTGTAATGTCCCTTTGTCATGCTGTAATCCCTTTTGTGAAtatcattcattttaatgttcTGGTGacgtttcctttttctttttgtcactcATCTTTCCCTCGTGTATAAAGCCTAACTTTCTGATTTTTTGTAATTTCCCCTTCTGTGTGCCCTTGACCTTATTGTTTCTAACCTCAGCCTGTTTGGTCTCATCTGTGCTTGATAACTCTCTCCTTCCCAGTGAATTTACTTTATTCCTTCCCCTGTTCCTGGGCTAGATTTTCTTCAAACATTGTCTCTTATGTGGTATGTCTTTTTTTGCGGGTTGTcatttttttggatgtttaatTCTTTCCTGCTCCCCACGGGCTCAATTAAAGTGAGTCCACACATATACTTGCTTTTAACTATGCCTAAGTGTGCGCATGGTGGCTGCCTCGCATCCCCTGCTTCTATTTGGCGTGTCGGCTGTGCATGtccttgaaaatgaaaatgacacgGTCGTAAAAGATGCAGTGTGCACATGAACTGTGGGGTTAGTGTGGAGGCAGGGGAGTGGATGTGACAGTCAACACAGCAACAGGGGCGACAATGGCAGAAAGATTTGGAGACGAGCTAAACGAGCTAAAATAAAGTCTGCAATTTTCCACATCTGTGTGACGTGTTCTTGAAACTGCACAGTGACAAACATACCCGTAAAACAAGCGTACTACAGATTAAGTCCATTTAAGTAATCATCATGAAACCTGCAAAACTAAAATGTAACAAAACCAGGACTGAGCTGGAGGCAGGAAAAATGcttaagaaaaaggaaaagaaacagagtTTGGACAATGCCAACATTATGATCTGTTGACCAGTCATCAGACGCCTGAGCTGTCAGTTCTTATTTCATTGTGGTTACGTCCTCAAGAGTCGCCATGTCTGACGTTTACATCCCGCACATCTTTGAGTTGCACACGGCCTGGGCTTTTTGGAGCACCCTCGAGAGGTATCCTCCAAAAACACGTGCACAGTCAAGTATGTGAGATAACGTTCATGACAAAGCTGGCTGTGTCTGCTAAAGCATTGTGTATATGAGAAAGTAACAGCACGTAAAGCATATACATAATGATGACAAAATATGAGGAATGACAAAGCAGTAAATGAATACAACAATGAAGGATGCAACGTTCATTGTAGTTATTTTGACTGACTTACCTATTCCTATCCTCGTGTGCAGGCATGCACACATCACCATGGTTACctaatgtttttcatttttggtcCCTTACAGAGATGACttactttttaaatgatgtaactAGGTAGTATAACTTTGGTATTATGTAATACTACCTGAGGGTCGGTACTGTGGCCAAGCAGGTGATacggagtgagagagtgtgtgggtgggtgtgaaACATGTGCTGAACTCCGCATGAAGACTGAAGACAGTGACAAAccacaacacatacacaatgAATGCGTTTGAGAGTGGAGCGCAGCGGCCACCACGTCCTATCTGAATGGCCCCTTAATAGTGGCTCAAAAACAAGAACCCACAAACAGATTTATTCTGGATCTATGGCAGCTCTCACCTCCATCCAAGCTCCTGGACAGCAGGTACCTCTTGCTGGTGGAACGCTCAAAGTGCGGAGCAGGCCGGTCTATGAGGGCGCTGGCCTGTCTGGTCTGAGCCTGTGTCCTTCCGCTGTATCGAAACTTAGAGCCCATCACCAGAAAGCCCTTAGGGGGAGGCTCTGGAGACACCAGCCTGCAATACAAACAGAAAGGACTCACTGAATTTCTCTTATTTAAGTAACAAAAAGAAACTAATAATTAAATGAATTGAAAGTAGTTTGAATTGTATTACACTGAAAGTGGACATGTGTATTTCCTACTTTATCCTTCGCCATTTAAATCAGTGAAAACATGGAGAATAGAGAAATTATATCCTGAGTGGTTTAAAGCAGCTATGATTTTCTGAAATCTTTAGACCTTTAATGCTGAAGGTAAATCTTTATTGGACACAAAGTAAGGATCAACTAATGTCATTGCCTTTTGTATTTATTCCTAACATGTGTGAATGGTTTTCTGAGAACTCCTGCACACTTCTGAACAAGTATTCATCACAAGGTCACCAGGAAAGCTCAGGGGGCCATGAAAGCTTTATGAGCTGATAGTCTCTTATGCACACAGTAAAATGAGTTGCTCCTGATAAAGCTGCACAGCTGGTTATGTTTTGTTCGCCTCAATTGACTTGAGTACAGGAACCTTCCAACAGTGAGACCAGATCAATTCTTACCGGAAGAATGTGTGATGCTCAATGCAGACCTTCCATAGCTTCTTGGCAGCTCTGTGGTTAGGAAGCTTAAAACCGATTGTACTTTCAAACTGCTCATactggaggagaagagaaaaggagagaaacatgTGCAGAAAAAGTTCAGGAGAGAGACACTGTTTATGTGACGGCTGCCTCAGTACGTCTCATTTTACTCAATATTAATGTAACCTAACATGTATtataaaaaatcagaaaatataCTTCATCTCATACTTGAATGAACGCTGAActagaacaaacaaacagtatttCCTTTCTGCTGGCGTGAACAcagctaaaacaaaaacaattacaaagcGGATTCTGCTGACTAGacaagaagaagcagatcaagGCAGGCGAAGGATTACTTCAAATATTAAGACACTGGGGGGAAATAGGAGAAACTATTGCATGGCTCTATATTTAAACTCTTTACTGCTCTATTCGGGCTGAGGTTGCAGCTGCAGCAACTCTGTTAAAGAGGCTCTTTCTTTTGCTCAACCACAGACTCAGTGTGTGGCTCTGTCACTTGACTGGGTCTGGCCCAGACAGCCTGTCACACTGAGGCTCAGCACGGGGGATAAGCTGCAGCACTGCACAGCACAATGGGGAGGGCAGGAATAGAGACGCTGACTGTGCAAAGCTGCAAAACTGGAGGTATATCGCAAAGGATTTTTACAGTCTTGGGTTTTGCACAGCTGACCACACACTTGTGTCTGTTGTGGCTTTCAACAGTTACAGCTGTGTCAAAACATCAGCCATTGAAACTGAAAAGAATTAAAGGAGGATTTGATGAAAAGATTGATACTTTACACGTCACATCTGTATGCTCAAAATGTGCTGGAGCAGTAGTAAGGAGACACTTTATCCTGGTTTAGACTAGAAACGGGGGGATCAACTTTCCTGGCTTTGTCcaaaaatgaaaatcatttcTGATTATTgaacatattattttttattgcaaaaaCTGATACGTCAAAAGTTTTCTCAGTATGGGTTTGAAACCAAAAAATGGGATCCTACAATGTTTCAATTGTCTTAGACAAATCCCTTCAATTTCTACACTCACTATTTTCAAACTCTGAACAGTTCTGTGTTAGTTTTGAATCATCCATACCAAAGCCCCCAAAAACCCTGATGACACCACCATGACGTCATTAGGATGTCTCACACTTGACAATGTCCTTATAtcaaatctttttaaaatgtttagaaGCGGTAACCATGACTAGCCCACATTAAATTAGTTATTCTTTTCCAAACTGCATACCTCTCCAGGTCGTATCTTGATGTAGAAGTTGCTCCTCTTATAGGAGATCTTGAGGATCTTTGGCCAGGCAAAGCGGTTAATCCTCAGCCTGTCACGGTAAATCAGCAGGCCGTTTGCACAGACACCCAACATGATTTCGATCCCTTCAGAATCCTACAGCAAACAAAAGGAACAGTAAAGGTGCGAGACATAAGTGGGGAGCATTACTATGTGCATCTGCAAAAACTATCTCACTAAATAAAATATCTTTGGATATAGCCAACCTTAGCGTGATGCAGGTCCACACCATACATGGACAATTTCTTTGCATTCTCCAAGAAGTTAATTTCAGCATCTGCCGGAGTCATACCCCTGTGGGCACAATAATGTTACAAACATCAACAggacttttaaaataattaaccTTTCATCTTGCACAGTGGTAGCTTAATTAAATTGGTAATATTATTTGCCAAAGTTTTGCCACATGTAAGTAAGTGCTCTCACACTGGCAAGAGCTACACCGTGTACATTTCAATGACAGATGGTGATGGCATTTATCAGCCATATGCATGATGGAGTGTTTTGACACAACAGAAGACTGGGCAGCTGATCGTCCCTAGAGATTTGTCTACAGACGAAAAATGTAATTCAACATTGTGCTGTACTTGTAGTTTCGATGGagctccatcactctctcctccagctcacGAGTCTGATTGGGGGCAAAGCGGAAATCGCTGACGTAGTCAGAGCCATGGTCGTCCAGGTCGTAGTCTCCCAGCTCGGCTTGAACTGTGTAGGAGCCCAGGAGGGCATGAGTGACAAACGAGCACGGCAGTCGACCTGACAGCATGTCATCCCTCAGCTGCAGACACAGGTAGTATCTGTCAGTTGAGACAaaaggggaggagagaagagtGTTGGCAGTCAAACGAGCCCGAGCCAAGGCAAGCTCCAACAAGTATTCAGCGTAGTTAATCCAGGGCAGTTAGTAGCATTCCAGGTGTAATCCTCGCAAAAGAGTGAGGGATTTGGGTTTCTTTGACACTGGGGCAAATATGCCATGTAAAATGTTACAACACTTTTATGTAAACACACCTAtttaggagagaaaaaaggcaaGACTGACATATGAAAGCAATTGCTCCTCTGATTAACACTTAAGAGCGTCTGACAGCACAGCCGGAGGAGATTTGTAACAGTGTCAAGTCAATTTATTCACGGAGAACATTTAAAAGAGTGTGTAAGTTTGAGATGTGTTCTACCTGGTAATATCCTCAGTGAGCTGGGAGGGGTCTGGAGGGTAGAACTTGACAG contains:
- the LOC109983148 gene encoding band 4.1-like protein 3 isoform X3, producing MQDSASESKMAKQEQNSKNLDEHRETDDMSERTSPNKNLKSPQRGSKRFKTAPFKVTLLDTAEYEGEIEQKHSKGQTLMDTVCEHLNLLEKDYFGLTFADTDNQKNWLDPSKEIKKQMRNSPWNFAFAVKFYPPDPSQLTEDITRYYLCLQLRDDMLSGRLPCSFVTHALLGSYTVQAELGDYDLDDHGSDYVSDFRFAPNQTRELEERVMELHRNYKGMTPADAEINFLENAKKLSMYGVDLHHAKDSEGIEIMLGVCANGLLIYRDRLRINRFAWPKILKISYKRSNFYIKIRPGEYEQFESTIGFKLPNHRAAKKLWKVCIEHHTFFRLVSPEPPPKGFLVMGSKFRYSGRTQAQTRQASALIDRPAPHFERSTSKRYLLSRSLDGEFSRPVSAMCENHDDLSHRSISRQRLLHSPSVDEQETELEPSLEQDEEDKDQDEEMDEDYDGDVTPSRKKEIMEEAGSPVESKQELSQLDRGASPRHKQEFLDKSKDVLLKHQASINELKRALREPNSKLTVNREKRLSSSSPTGTPEKKALPVRAVGKDTVNNLSVEGFIQKTLVTSPEGSEEWVLIENQESYPQDHDQKAEEQNKSLTFDSSWEKMELKKEIDITKMINEEVTGYDRKEMKSHIDEFPSTKSPKEADVCSEPQQTNKSRFMIQLSENEGETTQDKSQSTPSKASNPEASSDVAPGSCQIKEPKASKPRKKRRPQSLNLGMPAELIYRKEGSDSTGEENEDSDSDNTPEASRTGNHCEPSLVVMMKGDQGSGKDQPVRVNEDNKQEDVSQEESREVYALEAETVKRKVSPIGMADINLGSVNGPGKIEHDSSLTSAKGESVVKVRGKGLIDNKELAEVKLRQVRTHERKISSSGADDIESFLGDRGQRTSLHRVSGSFQSEITRIVPLKPERSKSVACKDERDRPGQDEPTRGLRREYRWSVGSPEGPADLNWTDVSTFHPAFAADLEGSAKAEHADDSYQFGRGPTESQSFGSKISSLSKTAPPAPPVKTQKARESGLILRNSRNAGREPSLDAVKKRHSEPVSTPAIYEEPFADFKKELGDRRPQPIMTSEEEQERDTVACMRETHLGIERKCSSMTVSSTSSLEAEVDFTVIMDLHSGSDEFSKGMSELGERERQPEVGREDFEETSRFYSARLMGSRDKSPMEEKLPEMGTHHEPPVAKKDPSAVNMAHMLKRSDTKPENHTNGSEVHPNIMNVSPQNFSPRKAAAAAPKENGSPVKPGTQERESVVSPLTITAESVTTATTTQVTKTVKGGYSETRIEKRIIITGDDDVDQHQALAMAIQEAKQQHPDMLVTKAVVIRETESPTEELKQKAES